In [Limnothrix rosea] IAM M-220, the DNA window ATGTTGGAAGTGGTAATGGAGCGTTTAGGCGAAAAAATGATGAGTTCGGTTCAGCATGTTAAAGGCATTGACCGTTTAACTGTGATGATGTTGGCAGTACTCCCAACCACCGATGAACTGAAACAAATTTGGCGTGTATGGCTAGCCTTCGTTGGACATATACCCGGCCACGAAGGATTAATGAAAGAACACGCAACTCTCTACCAAGGATTCAAAACATTCCTAAAAAGTGAGCTAAACGCTTTAGTTGAAGTAGAGGCGATCGCCACAGACTTAGATTTAGACTTTGAGGCGGCAGCATGGATAGCCTTGATGGACGGTATCGGCGTGAATATGCTGGCAGCACCGCAAAACTATTCTCGGCATCAATTAGAAACAATGATTAATCGTCATGTGAGAAGTCTAAGTATTTAGTCAGCAACACCACTAATGGAAAAATCCTTTTTTGTGCCAGCAACAACAGAAATTGCTCACAGACGAAATAGATGTGAATAGAATTATTTTTTTGATGAAAGGTTATGTAAGAGGCGTATTTGGGAAAGAAATCTAGATTTTTTTGTTGCCTGAAACCCTTGCCCTAGCCGGTGCGTAGCGATTTAACCCAGCCCACTTAAAATATTTTCAGAAAAAGGTGTTGACATGTCGAGGGAGTGTGGTTAATATAGTT includes these proteins:
- a CDS encoding TetR/AcrR family transcriptional regulator is translated as MTKPSVEEKQSDRRSQVASAAIKLIAEQGLQKTSLRAIAHELGCTTGVLTHYFRNKDELLLFMLEVVMERLGEKMMSSVQHVKGIDRLTVMMLAVLPTTDELKQIWRVWLAFVGHIPGHEGLMKEHATLYQGFKTFLKSELNALVEVEAIATDLDLDFEAAAWIALMDGIGVNMLAAPQNYSRHQLETMINRHVRSLSI